A stretch of Clostridium formicaceticum DNA encodes these proteins:
- a CDS encoding FliA/WhiG family RNA polymerase sigma factor, producing MEYHSLWQKYKTNNDLEAKNCLIEKYIELVKVIAGRLCTTYGSNIEYDDLVSYGIFGLLDAIEKFDINKQVKFQTYAQIRIKGAIIDQLRNLDWVPRSIRQKSKLVEEAYNKLENKLGRNATDVEVATELNLSLDELYSILQQINSFNIVSLEEKLYDGNITDCLRTHESSPEDLVCNNEMHHLLQYNIDRLPERERQVISLYYYSEVTYKEIGEVLGISESRVSQLHSKAISRLKSKIIQL from the coding sequence ATGGAGTACCATAGCCTATGGCAAAAATATAAAACGAACAATGACTTAGAAGCTAAAAATTGTCTCATAGAAAAATACATTGAATTGGTAAAGGTGATTGCTGGTAGACTATGTACTACTTATGGCTCCAATATAGAATACGATGATCTAGTTAGTTATGGTATATTTGGCCTATTGGATGCTATAGAAAAATTTGATATAAATAAACAAGTGAAGTTTCAAACTTATGCACAAATACGAATTAAGGGTGCAATTATTGATCAATTAAGAAATTTAGATTGGGTGCCAAGGTCTATAAGACAAAAATCAAAATTAGTTGAAGAAGCTTATAACAAGTTAGAAAATAAGCTGGGAAGAAATGCTACAGATGTGGAGGTAGCAACAGAATTAAATCTGTCATTAGATGAGCTGTATAGTATCTTGCAGCAGATTAATAGTTTCAATATCGTATCTTTGGAGGAAAAGTTATACGATGGCAATATAACAGATTGTTTAAGAACCCATGAAAGTTCACCAGAAGATCTTGTTTGTAATAATGAGATGCATCATTTACTACAATATAATATAGACAGATTACCAGAACGTGAAAGACAAGTAATCTCTTTATATTATTATAGTGAGGTAACCTATAAAGAGATTGGAGAAGTTTTAGGGATATCTGAATCAAGGGTTTCCCAGTTGCATTCAAAAGCAATCAGTAGACTGAAATCAAAAATTATTCAACTTTAA
- a CDS encoding chemotaxis protein CheD translates to MQKTIKVGMADLKITKFPEVLTTLGLGSCVGIALYDLKVQIIGLAHIMLPNSNQIKNNNNKAKFADTAINILLEEMIKAGGNKSRTVAKIAGGAQMFSFGGNSDVMKIGYRNVVATKEVLQDLKIPLLAEDTGGNHGRTIEVYGDTGKLLVKTIGHGVKEI, encoded by the coding sequence ATGCAAAAAACAATTAAGGTTGGGATGGCTGATTTAAAAATTACAAAGTTTCCTGAGGTGCTAACCACACTAGGATTAGGTTCTTGTGTAGGTATTGCATTATATGATTTAAAAGTTCAAATTATTGGATTAGCCCATATCATGCTGCCCAACAGTAATCAAATAAAGAATAATAACAATAAAGCTAAATTTGCTGATACTGCAATCAATATATTACTGGAAGAAATGATAAAAGCAGGGGGAAATAAGAGCAGGACTGTTGCAAAAATAGCCGGTGGTGCTCAAATGTTTTCTTTTGGCGGCAATAGCGATGTAATGAAGATTGGCTACAGAAATGTAGTAGCTACAAAAGAAGTGCTGCAAGATTTAAAAATTCCTCTGTTAGCTGAAGACACAGGAGGGAATCATGGAAGGACGATAGAAGTTTACGGCGATACTGGAAAATTATTAGTAAAAACAATAGGACATGGTGTTAAAGAGATTTAG
- a CDS encoding chemotaxis protein CheC gives MLNLENLNNMHLDVLREIGNIGAGNAATALANMLDKKIDMEVPNVKILDFNDVVSTLGGEESVVAGIYFNLDGDLDGNIMFLLDIVSSKILTSILMGREDYSKELDEMDHSALQEVGNILSGSYIASLSTLTGLNLTLSVPSLCVDMAGAILSVPAIQFGFVTDKVLLIETKLRDGNDLVKANFFLIPNATSFGTLLKSLGVYE, from the coding sequence ATGTTGAATTTGGAAAATTTAAACAATATGCATCTAGATGTCTTAAGAGAAATTGGCAACATAGGTGCAGGAAATGCAGCTACTGCCTTAGCGAATATGCTAGATAAAAAAATTGATATGGAGGTTCCAAATGTAAAAATTTTGGACTTTAACGATGTGGTCAGCACATTAGGGGGAGAAGAAAGTGTTGTGGCTGGGATATACTTCAACCTTGATGGAGATTTGGATGGTAATATTATGTTTTTATTAGATATTGTTTCTTCTAAAATATTAACGAGTATACTTATGGGAAGAGAAGATTATTCAAAGGAATTAGACGAAATGGATCACTCAGCATTGCAGGAGGTAGGCAATATATTATCCGGCTCCTATATTGCTTCTCTTTCTACGCTAACTGGCCTCAATTTGACACTTTCGGTTCCTTCCCTCTGTGTAGATATGGCAGGCGCTATTTTAAGTGTTCCAGCAATCCAGTTTGGTTTTGTAACAGACAAAGTATTGCTCATTGAAACAAAGTTAAGGGATGGCAATGATTTAGTAAAAGCAAATTTCTTTTTAATACCGAATGCTACATCCTTTGGTACTTTATTAAAAAGTCTAGGAGTGTATGAATAA
- a CDS encoding chemotaxis protein CheW, whose protein sequence is MDNHTGIINQYVVFQLDEEYYGIAIHLVETIEKVSEITRLPNAPYYVKGVINLRGEVIPVVDLRKRFKMEEKPLTEESRIIILSLDEMIVGILVDSSSEVITMEKEDIENANNIISAFEDDYIKGIGKVEGRIIVILDILKILKQEIQEV, encoded by the coding sequence TTGGATAATCATACAGGTATAATTAATCAATATGTTGTTTTTCAGCTTGATGAAGAGTACTATGGCATTGCCATTCATCTCGTTGAAACAATCGAAAAAGTCTCAGAGATTACACGTTTACCGAATGCGCCCTACTATGTAAAGGGAGTAATTAACCTAAGGGGAGAAGTGATTCCTGTAGTTGATCTAAGAAAAAGATTTAAAATGGAAGAAAAGCCCTTAACAGAGGAATCAAGAATTATTATTCTATCATTGGATGAAATGATTGTAGGAATATTGGTAGATAGCTCTTCGGAAGTGATAACAATGGAAAAAGAAGATATTGAAAATGCCAATAATATCATTAGTGCCTTTGAAGATGACTATATTAAGGGCATAGGAAAAGTTGAAGGTAGGATTATTGTTATCTTAGATATACTTAAGATACTGAAACAAGAAATACAAGAGGTCTAA
- a CDS encoding protein-glutamate methylesterase/protein-glutamine glutaminase, which produces MTSIRRKIRTVIVDDSPFMRKIIADVLQNDDAIQVIATAKNGKQAIETIIALKPDVVTMDIEMPVMDGLEALKTIMQKYPVPVIMLSSLTHHGAEATITALELGAVDFIQKPSSLFHMQGENLKIEMIQKIKAAYQIKVEKNHEVLREVGIEKNTAAVESPKINSTKTKNIIAVGTSTGGPRALQSIIPQIPQNFPGSFLIVQHMPAGFTKSLAQRLNSISAVTVKEAEESEEVLPAHVYIAPGNYHLKVKKSNTDKLLIHLSQEQAVLGHRPAADVLFHSLAEMNFKHMNITGVIMTGMGSDGANGLKELKTKKLAYIIAQDEASCVVYGMPKSAVKAGIVDKIVPLKEIIDIIVKRVGVL; this is translated from the coding sequence ATGACTTCAATAAGAAGGAAAATAAGGACAGTAATTGTAGATGATTCACCCTTTATGAGAAAGATTATAGCAGATGTTTTACAAAATGATGATGCTATTCAAGTAATAGCTACAGCAAAAAACGGTAAACAAGCAATAGAAACGATTATTGCCTTGAAGCCGGATGTAGTTACTATGGATATAGAGATGCCTGTAATGGATGGGTTGGAAGCATTAAAGACGATTATGCAAAAATATCCAGTACCAGTCATTATGTTGAGTAGCCTAACGCATCATGGTGCCGAAGCTACCATCACTGCACTGGAACTGGGGGCAGTAGATTTTATACAAAAACCCTCAAGTTTATTTCATATGCAGGGAGAAAACTTAAAAATAGAAATGATACAAAAAATCAAAGCGGCATATCAGATAAAAGTAGAGAAAAATCATGAGGTTTTGAGGGAAGTTGGTATAGAAAAAAATACTGCAGCGGTGGAAAGTCCTAAAATAAATAGTACAAAAACTAAAAATATCATAGCTGTTGGAACCTCCACTGGTGGGCCACGAGCGCTACAAAGCATTATTCCTCAGATACCTCAAAATTTTCCAGGAAGCTTTTTAATCGTTCAGCATATGCCAGCAGGTTTTACAAAATCCTTAGCACAACGTTTAAACAGTATTTCAGCTGTTACAGTGAAAGAAGCTGAGGAGTCAGAAGAAGTTCTCCCTGCCCACGTATATATTGCTCCTGGAAATTATCACTTAAAGGTAAAAAAGAGTAACACAGATAAATTGTTAATTCATTTATCTCAAGAGCAAGCAGTTTTAGGGCATAGACCGGCTGCTGATGTGTTGTTTCATTCATTAGCAGAAATGAATTTTAAGCACATGAATATCACAGGTGTAATTATGACAGGGATGGGTTCTGACGGTGCAAACGGACTAAAGGAGCTTAAAACAAAAAAGTTAGCCTATATTATTGCTCAAGATGAGGCAAGCTGTGTTGTTTATGGAATGCCTAAAAGTGCAGTGAAGGCAGGCATAGTAGATAAAATAGTTCCATTAAAAGAAATAATAGATATTATAGTAAAAAGGGTGGGGGTGTTATAG